From Corticium candelabrum chromosome 13, ooCorCand1.1, whole genome shotgun sequence, a single genomic window includes:
- the LOC134188628 gene encoding contactin-5-like: MYVYYLPATACIATPAIPSLVEEPVDTVASYNGVDGLILSATLRCQGNPRALEISWYKDDQEINMAGIPYFNVSDGWLTVGTRDKSDDDLAALEGFYFCTVSNSLGTVRSRKALIKGEKVKDFTRGNSANYYLNESVVLLQHRVLKLPVPDSSISHLWTVTCNSKSVDCSSVDCPFWQHSSTSGRLLVSSVLRFNYNEMKTQITGCDTSSSIRIKSLQSELLKFTFNGAFKPKAHIKSQTVSVAAGNIATLYCLSGDPNSRYTWTHNGSNINISSDNRYSLIEDGILKITGVVDKDSGQYKCQYNFPTFLNSGQTRTTSANLIVYSLPTVNFKLTATESDKMDKYGKSCSSENSSTMVCDLTSSKSVNITCVAQGPTPLAVQLINNGQVLQHESNTNYVQHTIDKPSAGIYQCMASNEYGNRQTTIYVSLPGM, translated from the exons ATGTACGTATACTACCTACCTGCTACCGCATGTATAGCGACTCCTGCGATTCCTTCGCTTGTTGAAGAGCCTGTGGATACAGTGGCTAGTTACAATGGTGTGGATGGTTTGATTCTATCTGCTACTCTTCGCTGTCAGGGCAACCCTAGAGCGTTAGAGATTAGTTGGTACAAAGATGATCAGGAGATAAATATGGCAGGAATTCCATATTTCAATGTCAGTGATGGATGGCTGACAGTTGGAACTAGAGACAAGAGTGATGATGATTTAGCTGCTTTGGAAGGATTCTATTTTTGTACTGTGAGCAACAGTCTAGGAACTGTGAGAAGCAGAAAAGCTCTCATCAAAG GGGAGAAGGTGAAAGACTTCACTCGTGGCAACTCAGCTAATTACTACCTGAATGAAAGTGTAGTTTTGTTACAACATCGTGTCTTGAAGCTGCCCGTTCCTGATTCATCGATATCGCACTTATGGACTGTAACATGTAATAGCAAGTCTGTGGATTGCTCAAGCGTCGATTGTCCATTCTGGCAACATTCTTCTACATCTGGTCGTCTCCTGGTTTCGTCAGTGTTGCGTTTTAATTACAATGAAATGAAAACACAGATTACAGGATGTGACACTAGTTCATCAATTAGGATAAAGTCATTGCAATCTGAGCTTCTTAAATTCACCTTTAATG GTGCTTTTAAACCCAAAGCACATATCAAGAGTCAGACTGTATCTGTTGCGGCTGGAAATATTGCTACTCTCTATTGTCTATCCGGGGATCCCAACAGCAGATATACATGGACTCATAATGGTTCTAATATAAATATCAGCAGTGACAACAGATACTCACTTATTGAAGATGGTATACTGAAAATAACGGGAGTTGTTGATAAAGACAGTGGACAATACAAATGTCAATACAATTTTCCAACGTTTTTAAATAGTGGCCAAACCAGGACGACATCTGCTAATCTGATAGTATATT CTTTGCCCACagttaattttaaattgacTGCTACAGAAAGCGACAAGATGGACAAGTATGGTAAAAGTTGCAGCAGTGAAAACAGTTCTACTATGGTTTGCGATCTGACGTCTTCCAAATCAGTAAACATAACTTGTGTTGCACAAGGACCTACTCCTCTTGCAGTCCAACTCATCAACAACGGGCAAGTGCTGCAACATGAAAGCAACACTAATTATGTGCAGCACACGATTGACAAACCATCAGCAGGAATATACCAATGCATGGCAAGCAATGAGTATGGCAATCGACAGACTACCATTTATGTTTCTCTACCAGGTATGTAG
- the LOC134188627 gene encoding uncharacterized protein LOC134188627, with protein MIVVGMRFSLLIDDVLHIQNVTEQDSGHYECTATVTFSLFGGVQNRIVPWSVTVYRIYQCIARNEYGSKQSSLYATVSGVVPTVSATSRSPTTAPTLPSMPQSTDYVTTLQSTPRASSTSTSSSYSSQPTNATSHNVQSTSGTKSPRVTSAPVTVTQAKLSDTVSFKVATAVVAAVVFILFLVIVALLIYIQRKHQRDNSQDAMVMNGAYNVVSDKPRDNAEQMEDANYVEVRASSFLNNTMHN; from the exons ATGATTGTTGTTGGTATGAGATTTTCATTGCTCATTGATGATGTGTTGCACATACAAAACGTGACTGAACAAGACAGCGGGCACTATGAATGCACTGCTACCGTAACATTTTCATTATTTGGCGGTGTTCAAAACAGAATAGTGCCATGGAGTGTTACTGTATACA GAATCTATCAATGTATCGCTAGAAATGAGTATGGCAGCAAACAATCATCACTCTACGCAACAGTATCAG GTGTTGTTCCAACTGTTTCTGCTACAAGTCGCTCACCGACAACGGCACCTACATTGCCATCAATGCCACAGTCTACTGACTACGTGACTACATTACAGTCAACTCCTCGAGCGTCAAGTACGTCAACTAGTTCCTCATATTCGTCTCAACCTACGAATGCAA CATCTCATAATGTGCAATCTACTTCTGGAACGAAGTCTCCTAGAGTTACTAGTGCTCCAGTTACCGTCACACAAGCTA AATTGTCCGATACAGTCAGTTTCAAGGTTGCAACTGCAGTAGTAGCAGCAGTGGTCTTCATATTGTTCCTCGTCATCGTAGCTTTGCTCATATATATTCAGAGAAAGCATCAAA GAGATAACAGCCAAGATGCCATGGTTATGAATGGTGCTTACAATGTTGTGTCAGACAAGCCCAGAGACAATGCAGAACAAATGGAAGACGCAAATTATGTAGAAGTTAGAGCTTCATCATTCTTGAATAATACCATGCACAATTAA
- the LOC134188629 gene encoding peroxidasin homolog yields MGICILNHKTIFRYVIERVLVGPHQPGFESDNSVSNREEPADTVSTHVGPDQLRTATLYCRTNSQDKSTITTWYKDDVNVEDGSLPFYNVTKDRLVVQTTDSHDTGESLEGLYYCVINNVTVAVRSKSAYIRGDSFIFFVSPSAGAFSTQATVAVAQSGYLQLPVSDNRPFCCPFWHDVSVTGRLVVFSVLRIRYSEIRNNIDKCRKESTIRVIGTIGTPKRGVTFTFKDTISLVPRAYIQNQNIFVKVGSNATLYCISSHITSSYTWSRDGSVIVVGMRFSLLIDGVLHIQNVTEQDNGQYECTATATFPSFGVVTRKVSWSVTVYSVPRVTLSLSQLNDTRTEQICNTTNLVVPCILNHLPTTVKCQAKGSFPMLIQLSRNVQLLLKQNVTNANHAVQHTISSPRSEIYQCIARNEYGSKQSSLYATVSGVVPTVSVTSRSSTTAATFPSIPQSTDYVTTSQSAPRASSTSTSSSYSSQLTNATSHNVQSTSGTKSPRVTSAPVTVTQANASSVSLSSSSSTLNLPTTSTPRTSSSSQRTDLIPTTSTVFPTSQTASPPSHHTNTPSSSGAAKPASGKVTSAATSGDASKSATRPATKATTPTGGGQESGRKSSDLTGVAVSGWVVSVLLFGVILIMIWINRKHQKSSQKESEETTMRENPAYNFISSHARGGTAPSSTDAVQYEEVGMDATKRQRSYENIANL; encoded by the exons ATGGGGATCTGTATTTTGAACCACAAGACGATCTTTCGTTATGTTATAGAAAG AGTGCTGGTGGGGCCACATCAGCCGGGTTTCGAGTCTGACAATAGTGTCAGCAACAG AGAAGAACCAGCAGATACAGTCTCCACACACGTTGGTCCCGATCAGTTACGTACTGCTACTCTCTACTGCAGGACAAACTCTCAAGATAAGTCGACAATCACTACTTGGTACAAAGATGACGTCAACGTAGAAGATGGAAGTTTACCTTTCTATAACGTAACGAAAGATCGTCTTGTGGTTCAAACTACAGATTCCCATGATACCGGAGAATCACTAGAAGgattgtattattgtgtgatcAACAACGTGACGGTAGCAGTCAGAAGCAAGAGCGCGTATATTAGAG GAGATAgtttcattttctttgtttctccATCGGCCGGAGCTTTTTCCACGCAAGCAACAGTTGCAGTAGCTCAAAGTGGTTACCTACAACTACCAGTATCGGACAACAGACCTTTCTG CTGTCCATTTTGGCATGACGTATCTGTGACTGGTCGACTCGTCGTTTTCTCCGTCCTTCGCATTAGATACAGtgaaatcagaaacaacattgacaaatgTAGAAAGGAAAGCACAATACGTGTCATCGGTACAATTGGAACACCTAAAAGAGGAGTAACGTTTACCTTTAAAG ATACTATATCATTGGTTCCAAGGGCTTATattcaaaatcaaaatatttttgttaaaGTTGGCAGTAATGCAACCCTTTACTGCATATCCAGTCATATTACCAGCTCATACACGTGGAGTAGAGATGGTtctgtgattgttgttggtatGAGATTTTCATTGCTCATTGATGGTGTTCTGCACATACAAAACGTGACTGAACAAGACAACGGACAATATGAATGCACTGCTACCGCCACATTTCCATCATTTGGCGTTGTAACCAGAAAAGTGTCATGGAGTGTTACTGTATACA GTGTACCGCGTGTTACTCTATCTCTATCTCAACTAAACGACACACGCACTGAACAAATCTGTAACACAACCAACCTTGTTGTTCCCTGCATCCTAAATCATCTCCCAACTACAGTAAAGTGTCAAGCAAAAGGATCTTTTCCGATGTTGATTCAACTATCTCGCAACGTCCAGTTGCTGTTGAAACAAAACGTGACGAATGCCAATCATGCTGTGCAGCACACAATTTCATCCCCTCGTTCAGAAATCTATCAATGTATCGCTAGAAATGAGTATGGCAGCAAACAATCATCACTCTACGCAACAGTATCAG GTGTTGTTCCAACTGTTTCAGTTACAAGTCGCTCATCAACAACGGCAGCTACATTTCCATCGATCCCACAGTCTACTGACTACGTGACTACATCACAGTCAGCTCCTCGAGCGTCAAGTACGTCAACTAGTTCCTCATATTCGTCTCAACTTACGAATGCAA CATCTCATAATGTGCAATCTACTTCTGGAACGAAGTCTCCTAGAGTTACTAGTGCTCCAGTTACCGTCACACAAGCTAATGCGTCATCCGTGTCTCTATCCAGTAGTTCTTCGACTCTCAACCTTCCTACCACTTCGACACCACGCACCAGCTCGTCTTCTCAACGAACAGATCTTATACCAACGACATCAACCGTTTTTCCAACGTCTCAAACCGCATCACCTCCATCCCATCATACAAACACTCCTTCCTCATCAG GTGCAGCAAAGCCCGCTAGTGGAAAAGTGACGAGTGCAGCGACTAGTGGGGACGCAAGTAAAAGTGCAACTAGGccagcaacaaaagcaacgaCACCAACGG GTGGTGGACAAGAAAGTGGAAGAAAGTCTTCAGATCTGACGGGTGTTGCAGTATCAGGATGGGTTGTATCCGTCTTGCTATTTGGAGTTATACTTATTATGATATGGATAAACAGAAAACATCAAA AATCTAGTCAGAAAGAGAGCGAAGAGACAACAATGAGAGAAAATCCTGCTTACAATTTTATATCATCACACGCTAGAGGAGGAACGGCTCCATCATCGACTGATGCTGTACAGTACGAAGAGGTAGGAATGGATGCAACTAAACGCCAACGTTCCTACGAGAACATTGCTAATCTCTGA
- the LOC134188772 gene encoding peroxidasin homolog encodes MEGTFTYKDTISLVPRAYIQNQNIFVKVGSNATLYCISSHITSSYTWKRDGSVIVVGMRFSLLIDGVLHIQNVTEQDSGQYECTATATFPSFGVVTRKVSWSVTVYSKSILQIIYFYICPTQ; translated from the exons ATGGAAGGAACGTTTACCTATAAAG ATACTATATCATTGGTTCCAAGGGCTTATattcaaaatcaaaatatttttgttaaaGTTGGCAGCAATGCAACCCTTTACTGCATATCCAGTCATATTACCAGCTCATACACGTGGAAAAGAGATGGTtctgtgattgttgttggtatGAGATTTTCATTGCTCATTGATGGTGTGCTGCACATACAAAACGTGACTGAACAAGACAGCGGTCAATATGAATGCACTGCTACCGCAACATTTCCATCATTTGGCGTTGTAACCAGAAAAGTGTCATGGAGTGTTACTGTATACAGTAAGTCAATTCTACAAATTATCTACTTCTACATTTGTCCTACACAGTGA
- the LOC134188771 gene encoding mucin-2-like isoform X1 yields the protein MIANFLDSIDISSNSRISIVSTRSTLTSSRTASLYTISKLDCNECIIYLLLYFVVALHPDTTESSTSKQAANATSHNVQSTSGTKSPRVTSAPVTITQANASSVSLSSSSSTLNLPTTSTPRTSSSSQRSDLIPTTSTVLPTSQTASPPSHHTNTPSSLGATKTAIGKVMSPRVTSAPVTVTQANASSVTLSSSSSTLNLPTTSTPRTSSSFQRSDLIPTTSTVLPTSQTASPPSHHTNTPSSSGATKPPIGKVTSAATSGDASKSTTRPATKATTPTPAKESDGLPIAVVAGGAAGGVVVLLVILVIIIVTCYRRKQSFALDEDKQRSPVASATTIDNPTYWTETTNRERLKQSHVDSSGQTASSSSYKNINKPTAIVSPLQHPTATGDDGLTKEDQYDVLDRKMDDEVIVTKHDSLDERYSTLENSKYSVCDRKTDEIPVTRGGVPLEGYSVVMRMSDKRQKNDDSSRSDGHYKEAVISGAYERVGSLNNPSSNVRTQSDLEEDTPYAVPDKPKQAATALLSASFTDGRHPEVGTKEKQLSMFTPVDVKKPNQLTQRLSTTSASEPYEEVVQSDSNIEENPYSLPNEHKGKSRNNTVSPKTEYSYAKPDSKRATTVESDRLVIGEVTTTKQDDEEMPQGNSGNPYAAPDEVKPKNARSVTVPSEYFYARPNVKREMEISGDRLATGAAAMTAQQDDTGSKPNDENDDNLYALTDENKTRTTHNSSPSLPLPNAQDSRTQPEQHDQSSADRSAGKSDSSVSSSHFTAVKDTYAVANKQSKKKQSTVSHMSVGDSEYAVVNIQAKQKQSTVSHMSVGDSEYAVANIQAKKNQSTVSHMSVGDSEYAVSSKLPSGSPKSNRKPAGASKPKHYQTEGSEYAVSAKSQSLPRDAMNATASSVQKKGKSDVKYTDVEILPSETKRHVTSEENVEYATIDHIKH from the exons ATGATTGCCAATTTTTTAGATTCTATCGATATTTCATCAAATAGCAGGATCTCTATTGTCTCCACCAGATCTACTCTTACTTCTTCTCGTACTGCAAGTCTCTATACTATCTCTAAGCTAGACTGTAATGAATgcatcatttatttattattatattttgttGTAGCTTTACATCCAGACACAACAGAGTCGtcaacaagcaagcaagcagcGAATGCAA CATCTCATAATGTGCAATCTACTTCTGGAACGAAGTCTCCTAGAGTTACTAGTGCTCCAGTAACCATCACGCAAGCTAATGCGTCATCCGTGTCTCTATCCAGTAGTTCTTCGACTCTCAACCTTCCTACCACTTCGACACCACGCACCAGCTCGTCTTCTCAACGATCAGATCTTATACCAACGACATCAACCGTTTTGCCAACGTCTCAAACCGCATCACCTCCATCCCATCATACAAACACTCCTTCCTCATTAG GTGCAACAAAGACCGCTATTGGAAAAGTGATGTCTCCTAGAGTTACTAGTGCTCCAGTTACCGTCACACAAGCTAATGCGTCATCTGTGACTCTATCCAGTAGTTCTTCGACTCTCAACCTTCCTACCACTTCGACACCACGCACCAGCTCGTCTTTTCAACGATCAGATCTTATACCAACGACATCAACCGTTTTGCCAACGTCTCAAACCGCATCACCTCCATCCCATCATACAAACACTCCTTCCTCATCAG GTGCAACAAAGCCCCCTATTGGAAAAGTGACGAGTGCAGCGACTAGTGGAGACGCAAGTAAAAGTACAACTAGGCCGGCAACAAAAGCAACGACACCAACGC CTGCAAAAGAGTCTGACGGTCTACCAATTGCAGTAGTTGCTGGTGGAGCTGCAGGTGGAGTCGTCGTTTTGCTTGTCATTCTAGTCATTATCATCGTCACTTGCTATCGACGTAAACAAA GTTTTGCACTCGATGAAGATAAGCAACGGTCTCCAGTAGCAAGTGCTACCACAATCGACAATCCCACCTACtggacagaaacaacaaatagagaaagacTGAAACAAAGTCATGTTGACAGCAGTGGACAAACAGCTTCATCCTCCTcatacaaaaatattaacaAACCGACGGCTATTGTTTCACCCTTGCAACACCCTACTGCGACCGGAGACGACGGTTTAACAAAAGAAGATCAGTATGATGTGTTGGACCGAAAAATGGATGATGAAGTGATTGTTACAAAACATGACAGTCTAGACGAACGTTACTCAACGCTAGAAAACAGCaaatacagtgtgtgtgacCGAAAGACGGATGAAATTCCTGTTACAAGAGGAGGCGTTCCATTAGAGGGTTACTCTGTAGTTATGCGAATGTCGGACAAGAGGCAGAAGAATGATGATAGCAGTCGTTCAGATGGTCACTATAAGGAAGCAGTGATAAGTG gAGCTTACGAACGCGTTGGCAGTCTAAACAATCCTTCATCAAACGTTCGAACACAAAGCGATCTCGAAGAAGATACCCCGTATGCGGTACCGGACAAACCGAAACAAGCAGCAACTGCGCTTTTGTCTGCGTCTTTTACGGATGGCAGGCACCCTGAAGTTGgaacaaaagaaaaacaacTATCAATGTTCACACCAGTTGACGTCAAAAAGCCAAACCAGCTCACACAACGTTTGTCTACAACATCTGCAAGTGAACCATATGAAGAAGTCGTGCAGTCAGATAGCAATATAGAAGAAAACCCTTACTCTCTACCAAATGAGCACAAAGGTAAGAGTCGTAACAATACCGTGTCACCAAAAACTGAGTATTCCTACGCCAAGCCTGATTCCAAACGAGCAACGACGGTCGAGAGTGACCGCTTAGTGATAGGAGAGGTCAcgacaacaaaacaagacgATGAAGAAATGCCACAAGGAAATAGTGGAAATCCCTACGCTGCACCAGATGAAGTAAAGCCCAAGAACGCCAGAAGCGTTACAGTCCCAAGTGAGTACTTCTATGCGAGGCCCAACGTCAAGAGAGAAATGGAGATATCAGGTGACCGTTTGGCGACTGGAGCAGCAGCAATGACGGCACAACAAGACGACACAGGCAGCAAACCAAATGACGAGAACGATGATAATCTGTATGCTCTAACAGATGAGAACAAAACGAGGACGACTCACAATTCTTCTCCATCACTACCTCTACCAAATGCACAAGATTCTCGCACCCAACCAGAACAACACGATCAGTCTAGCGCAGACAGATCTGCTGGTAAAAGTGATTCATCTGTCTCTTCCAGCCATTTCACTGCAGTAAAAGACACGTACGCTGTTGCCAATAAACAATCTAAGAAGAAACAGTCGACCGTGTCACACATGTCAGTTGGTGACAGTGAATACGCTGTTGTCAACATACAAGCAAAACAGAAACAGTCGACTGTCTCACATATGTCGGTTGGTGACAGTGAATACGCTGTTGCCAACATACAAGCCAAGAAAAACCAATCAACAGTCTCACATATGTCAGTTGGTGACAGTGAATATGCTGTATCGAGCAAGCTACCATCGGGAAGTCCAAAATCAAACCGAAAACCTGCAGGCGCATCCAAACCAAAGCATTACCAGACGGAAGGGAGCGAATATGCTGTATCCGCAAAGTCTCAATCTTTGCCTCGCGATGCGATGAATGCAACTGCTTCATCGGTTCAAAAGAAAGGA AAGTCTGACGTGAAGTATACAGACGTGGAGATTCTACCGTCGGAAACGAAGCGACACGTGACGTCTGAAGAAAACGTTGAGTACGCCACTATTGACCATATTAAGCATTGA
- the LOC134188771 gene encoding mucin-2-like isoform X2 — protein sequence MIANFLDSIDISSNSRISIVSTRSTLTSSRTASLYTISKLDCNECIIYLLLYFVVALHPDTTESSTSKQAANATSHNVQSTSGTKSPRVTSAPVTITQANASSVSLSSSSSTLNLPTTSTPRTSSSSQRSDLIPTTSTVLPTSQTASPPSHHTNTPSSLGATKTAIGKVMSPRVTSAPVTVTQANASSVTLSSSSSTLNLPTTSTPRTSSSFQRSDLIPTTSTVLPTSQTASPPSHHTNTPSSSGATKPPIGKVTSAATSGDASKSTTRPATKATTPTPAKESDGLPIAVVAGGAAGGVVVLLVILVIIIVTCYRRFALDEDKQRSPVASATTIDNPTYWTETTNRERLKQSHVDSSGQTASSSSYKNINKPTAIVSPLQHPTATGDDGLTKEDQYDVLDRKMDDEVIVTKHDSLDERYSTLENSKYSVCDRKTDEIPVTRGGVPLEGYSVVMRMSDKRQKNDDSSRSDGHYKEAVISGAYERVGSLNNPSSNVRTQSDLEEDTPYAVPDKPKQAATALLSASFTDGRHPEVGTKEKQLSMFTPVDVKKPNQLTQRLSTTSASEPYEEVVQSDSNIEENPYSLPNEHKGKSRNNTVSPKTEYSYAKPDSKRATTVESDRLVIGEVTTTKQDDEEMPQGNSGNPYAAPDEVKPKNARSVTVPSEYFYARPNVKREMEISGDRLATGAAAMTAQQDDTGSKPNDENDDNLYALTDENKTRTTHNSSPSLPLPNAQDSRTQPEQHDQSSADRSAGKSDSSVSSSHFTAVKDTYAVANKQSKKKQSTVSHMSVGDSEYAVVNIQAKQKQSTVSHMSVGDSEYAVANIQAKKNQSTVSHMSVGDSEYAVSSKLPSGSPKSNRKPAGASKPKHYQTEGSEYAVSAKSQSLPRDAMNATASSVQKKGKSDVKYTDVEILPSETKRHVTSEENVEYATIDHIKH from the exons ATGATTGCCAATTTTTTAGATTCTATCGATATTTCATCAAATAGCAGGATCTCTATTGTCTCCACCAGATCTACTCTTACTTCTTCTCGTACTGCAAGTCTCTATACTATCTCTAAGCTAGACTGTAATGAATgcatcatttatttattattatattttgttGTAGCTTTACATCCAGACACAACAGAGTCGtcaacaagcaagcaagcagcGAATGCAA CATCTCATAATGTGCAATCTACTTCTGGAACGAAGTCTCCTAGAGTTACTAGTGCTCCAGTAACCATCACGCAAGCTAATGCGTCATCCGTGTCTCTATCCAGTAGTTCTTCGACTCTCAACCTTCCTACCACTTCGACACCACGCACCAGCTCGTCTTCTCAACGATCAGATCTTATACCAACGACATCAACCGTTTTGCCAACGTCTCAAACCGCATCACCTCCATCCCATCATACAAACACTCCTTCCTCATTAG GTGCAACAAAGACCGCTATTGGAAAAGTGATGTCTCCTAGAGTTACTAGTGCTCCAGTTACCGTCACACAAGCTAATGCGTCATCTGTGACTCTATCCAGTAGTTCTTCGACTCTCAACCTTCCTACCACTTCGACACCACGCACCAGCTCGTCTTTTCAACGATCAGATCTTATACCAACGACATCAACCGTTTTGCCAACGTCTCAAACCGCATCACCTCCATCCCATCATACAAACACTCCTTCCTCATCAG GTGCAACAAAGCCCCCTATTGGAAAAGTGACGAGTGCAGCGACTAGTGGAGACGCAAGTAAAAGTACAACTAGGCCGGCAACAAAAGCAACGACACCAACGC CTGCAAAAGAGTCTGACGGTCTACCAATTGCAGTAGTTGCTGGTGGAGCTGCAGGTGGAGTCGTCGTTTTGCTTGTCATTCTAGTCATTATCATCGTCACTTGCTATCGAC GTTTTGCACTCGATGAAGATAAGCAACGGTCTCCAGTAGCAAGTGCTACCACAATCGACAATCCCACCTACtggacagaaacaacaaatagagaaagacTGAAACAAAGTCATGTTGACAGCAGTGGACAAACAGCTTCATCCTCCTcatacaaaaatattaacaAACCGACGGCTATTGTTTCACCCTTGCAACACCCTACTGCGACCGGAGACGACGGTTTAACAAAAGAAGATCAGTATGATGTGTTGGACCGAAAAATGGATGATGAAGTGATTGTTACAAAACATGACAGTCTAGACGAACGTTACTCAACGCTAGAAAACAGCaaatacagtgtgtgtgacCGAAAGACGGATGAAATTCCTGTTACAAGAGGAGGCGTTCCATTAGAGGGTTACTCTGTAGTTATGCGAATGTCGGACAAGAGGCAGAAGAATGATGATAGCAGTCGTTCAGATGGTCACTATAAGGAAGCAGTGATAAGTG gAGCTTACGAACGCGTTGGCAGTCTAAACAATCCTTCATCAAACGTTCGAACACAAAGCGATCTCGAAGAAGATACCCCGTATGCGGTACCGGACAAACCGAAACAAGCAGCAACTGCGCTTTTGTCTGCGTCTTTTACGGATGGCAGGCACCCTGAAGTTGgaacaaaagaaaaacaacTATCAATGTTCACACCAGTTGACGTCAAAAAGCCAAACCAGCTCACACAACGTTTGTCTACAACATCTGCAAGTGAACCATATGAAGAAGTCGTGCAGTCAGATAGCAATATAGAAGAAAACCCTTACTCTCTACCAAATGAGCACAAAGGTAAGAGTCGTAACAATACCGTGTCACCAAAAACTGAGTATTCCTACGCCAAGCCTGATTCCAAACGAGCAACGACGGTCGAGAGTGACCGCTTAGTGATAGGAGAGGTCAcgacaacaaaacaagacgATGAAGAAATGCCACAAGGAAATAGTGGAAATCCCTACGCTGCACCAGATGAAGTAAAGCCCAAGAACGCCAGAAGCGTTACAGTCCCAAGTGAGTACTTCTATGCGAGGCCCAACGTCAAGAGAGAAATGGAGATATCAGGTGACCGTTTGGCGACTGGAGCAGCAGCAATGACGGCACAACAAGACGACACAGGCAGCAAACCAAATGACGAGAACGATGATAATCTGTATGCTCTAACAGATGAGAACAAAACGAGGACGACTCACAATTCTTCTCCATCACTACCTCTACCAAATGCACAAGATTCTCGCACCCAACCAGAACAACACGATCAGTCTAGCGCAGACAGATCTGCTGGTAAAAGTGATTCATCTGTCTCTTCCAGCCATTTCACTGCAGTAAAAGACACGTACGCTGTTGCCAATAAACAATCTAAGAAGAAACAGTCGACCGTGTCACACATGTCAGTTGGTGACAGTGAATACGCTGTTGTCAACATACAAGCAAAACAGAAACAGTCGACTGTCTCACATATGTCGGTTGGTGACAGTGAATACGCTGTTGCCAACATACAAGCCAAGAAAAACCAATCAACAGTCTCACATATGTCAGTTGGTGACAGTGAATATGCTGTATCGAGCAAGCTACCATCGGGAAGTCCAAAATCAAACCGAAAACCTGCAGGCGCATCCAAACCAAAGCATTACCAGACGGAAGGGAGCGAATATGCTGTATCCGCAAAGTCTCAATCTTTGCCTCGCGATGCGATGAATGCAACTGCTTCATCGGTTCAAAAGAAAGGA AAGTCTGACGTGAAGTATACAGACGTGGAGATTCTACCGTCGGAAACGAAGCGACACGTGACGTCTGAAGAAAACGTTGAGTACGCCACTATTGACCATATTAAGCATTGA